The following coding sequences lie in one Leptospira inadai serovar Lyme str. 10 genomic window:
- a CDS encoding PrsW family glutamic-type intramembrane protease, translated as MSVELLAILSIFPWAFVLVYIHPKIPVSKLLFTLFGALALGWLATELVLQLNAWFWPNVPVPGKKPSGSILSQTVHIAFVQAGMMEEACKSALILGFSYLVAYDRTAKRFLPEVFLIGGFVALGFAGVENYHYIQSANEHDRVATFIARTLKSTNAHLLINLCFSLFLIKSNFKEKGDKAKYLGQAFLLAVFQHGLFDFFVLPNGRFGAWIAIALFVGIWVWIVKDRRKYLVPLDVEIVDDGRVRLPNLSSGRSGEV; from the coding sequence ATGAGCGTCGAACTACTTGCCATCCTGAGTATTTTCCCCTGGGCTTTCGTCTTGGTTTATATTCATCCTAAAATCCCCGTTTCTAAACTCTTGTTTACCCTGTTCGGTGCTCTTGCCTTAGGTTGGCTGGCTACCGAATTGGTTCTGCAGTTGAATGCTTGGTTCTGGCCCAACGTTCCTGTGCCAGGTAAAAAACCTTCCGGGTCGATTCTATCCCAGACGGTTCACATCGCTTTCGTTCAGGCGGGAATGATGGAGGAAGCCTGTAAATCCGCCCTTATTTTAGGATTTTCTTATTTAGTGGCGTATGACAGAACCGCAAAGCGATTCTTACCGGAAGTTTTCCTGATCGGAGGATTTGTGGCGCTAGGATTTGCCGGCGTGGAAAATTATCATTATATACAGTCCGCAAACGAACATGACCGCGTTGCGACCTTCATCGCTAGAACGTTGAAATCCACGAACGCGCACTTACTCATAAACTTATGCTTCTCCCTGTTCCTGATCAAAAGTAATTTTAAGGAGAAGGGGGACAAGGCCAAGTATCTAGGCCAGGCATTCCTGCTTGCCGTTTTTCAACACGGCCTGTTCGATTTTTTCGTACTGCCTAACGGGAGATTCGGAGCCTGGATCGCGATCGCCTTATTCGTCGGGATTTGGGTTTGGATAGTGAAGGATCGAAGAAAATACCTGGTTCCACTTGATGTAGAAATCGTAGATGACGGTAGGGTCCGTCTACCTAACTTGTCCTCAGGACGGTCGGGTGAAGTATAA
- the truA gene encoding tRNA pseudouridine(38-40) synthase TruA encodes MNEMDEPGNYALLLEYDGGCFYGYQTQRQTPTIQNEIEKALAILLGKPTRIYGAGRTDTGVHARGMIVNFKTKSKIRELSRFLLGLNALTDPGLSLLGISPVPENFNSQFSCTAREYEYLLLNSKIPRPIWKNRVFWYQHRIDVSRLRQELELLKGEHDFRSLAKATSMRNRKTTIRVIYDTSLKESPEEPGLYRFRIKANGFLHNMIRILTGTLLEIATGKRKETNILEILSSKDRTIAGITLPPYGLYFIRAYYDSFPQIDSLYVDRDTLGGISR; translated from the coding sequence ATGAATGAAATGGACGAGCCCGGCAATTACGCTCTCCTTCTAGAATACGACGGTGGATGCTTTTACGGTTACCAAACTCAAAGGCAAACACCTACGATTCAGAACGAAATAGAGAAAGCTCTAGCGATTCTTTTAGGGAAACCCACGCGCATCTACGGAGCGGGGCGGACTGACACCGGGGTTCATGCCCGGGGAATGATCGTAAATTTCAAAACGAAATCCAAGATCCGAGAATTATCTCGCTTCCTACTCGGACTGAATGCACTCACCGACCCAGGTCTGTCCCTCCTAGGAATCAGTCCAGTTCCGGAAAACTTCAATTCCCAATTTTCCTGTACGGCTAGAGAATACGAATACCTGCTTTTAAACTCTAAAATTCCCCGACCTATTTGGAAAAACCGAGTGTTTTGGTACCAACATCGGATTGACGTTTCCCGGTTACGGCAAGAACTGGAACTATTAAAAGGCGAGCATGATTTCCGTAGTCTGGCCAAGGCCACTTCCATGAGGAACCGAAAGACTACGATTCGGGTCATTTATGATACGAGTTTAAAAGAGAGCCCAGAGGAACCGGGATTGTATCGCTTCCGGATTAAGGCAAATGGCTTTCTCCATAATATGATCCGTATTCTAACGGGCACGTTATTAGAGATCGCGACAGGAAAGCGCAAAGAGACGAATATATTGGAAATCCTATCCTCAAAAGATCGAACGATAGCCGGAATTACTCTTCCACCTTACGGATTATATTTTATTCGAGCGTATTACGATTCCTTTCCTCAAATTGATTCACTGTATGTCGATCGGGATACTCTTGGGGGAATTTCACGTTGA
- a CDS encoding adenosine kinase: MKHYDVFGIGNALVDILVLTDDPFLKDLGWTKGIMTLVDSLTQGKVLTALDGHKKELRSGGSAANTMIALANSGGTGTYTGKVSEDTYGEFYKQDMENAGILFEVPPVTNGHTGTCVILTTPDAERTMLTHLGISSTLTKQDIDLTRLKASSYSYLEGYLWDVPSTKEACILTMEESKKAGVKVAFTYSDPFCVNRSREDFIKLTKEYCDVVFCNVDEVKALAGSESKEEALKFVASLCPTVFMTDSSNGAFVSEQGSIRHVGGFPAQNLLDTTGAGDSFAAGALYGLTHGFSLERSTKWGNYVASRIVQEIGPRLTVRLMGRQEEILGNVS; encoded by the coding sequence ATGAAACATTACGACGTATTCGGAATCGGAAACGCATTAGTCGATATTTTAGTATTAACCGATGATCCTTTTCTGAAGGATTTAGGTTGGACCAAAGGAATCATGACGTTGGTGGATTCCCTAACGCAGGGGAAGGTCTTGACGGCTCTCGACGGACATAAGAAGGAATTGCGTTCCGGCGGAAGCGCGGCAAATACGATGATCGCCTTGGCAAACTCCGGCGGAACCGGAACCTATACCGGAAAAGTCAGCGAAGATACGTACGGCGAATTCTATAAACAAGATATGGAAAATGCCGGGATTCTATTCGAAGTTCCTCCGGTAACGAACGGGCATACCGGTACTTGCGTAATTTTAACGACTCCGGACGCCGAAAGAACGATGCTTACCCATTTGGGGATCTCGTCCACATTAACGAAGCAAGATATCGATCTCACTAGATTGAAAGCTTCTTCCTATAGCTACTTGGAAGGGTATCTTTGGGATGTTCCTTCCACAAAGGAAGCTTGTATTTTAACGATGGAAGAATCCAAAAAAGCGGGAGTCAAAGTCGCTTTTACCTACAGCGATCCGTTTTGCGTGAATCGCTCCCGGGAAGATTTTATTAAATTAACTAAAGAATATTGTGATGTAGTTTTTTGTAATGTAGACGAGGTAAAGGCTTTGGCCGGTTCGGAATCGAAAGAAGAGGCTCTTAAATTCGTAGCATCCCTTTGTCCTACGGTTTTTATGACGGACAGTTCCAACGGAGCGTTCGTATCCGAACAGGGATCGATACGTCATGTCGGAGGTTTTCCCGCTCAGAATTTATTGGATACTACCGGCGCAGGAGATAGTTTCGCTGCGGGTGCCCTATATGGTCTTACGCACGGATTTTCCCTGGAAAGGTCGACAAAATGGGGAAACTACGTGGCATCGCGAATCGTTCAGGAAATCGGACCCCGTCTAACCGTTCGATTGATGGGAAGACAAGAGGAAATCCTGGGGAACGTTTCCTAA
- a CDS encoding DUF2225 domain-containing protein: MTAIALAQGKKISFRNKEDTVCPVCNEVHQRESMFQGGGRLIAGRLTQELRRLYEKNKKFGRVSPNDYVLNVCPRCLYTAFPKDWSSLDIDENTKLRESAETRRKNIELIFGPLDFYQDRNLVLGTASYLLAIECYQSRKVNVAPTPKKAVCAVRGAWYFDDMHAEFPEIGFDRIRDLLYQKAAGWYTETMEIMQSGSEPVDAASYLLGPDTDKNWGFDGVIYLSAYLTMKFKDELASDPQSKLNLLVRAKRTLSRLYGSGKASKSKPSVIIDMAKELYDEYNKIIDEMGGEK, encoded by the coding sequence ATGACAGCAATCGCACTAGCACAAGGTAAGAAAATCTCCTTCCGCAATAAGGAAGACACCGTTTGCCCCGTATGCAACGAAGTTCACCAACGGGAGAGCATGTTTCAAGGTGGCGGGCGCCTAATTGCCGGTCGACTTACCCAGGAATTACGTCGCCTCTACGAAAAGAACAAAAAATTCGGCCGGGTTAGTCCGAACGACTATGTTCTCAATGTTTGTCCTAGATGCCTGTACACCGCATTCCCCAAAGACTGGTCCTCTTTAGACATTGATGAAAACACAAAACTAAGAGAAAGTGCGGAAACCCGCAGAAAGAATATCGAACTAATCTTCGGTCCTCTTGATTTTTACCAGGACAGAAATCTAGTTTTAGGAACGGCATCCTACTTATTGGCGATCGAATGCTATCAAAGCAGAAAAGTAAACGTTGCCCCGACGCCCAAAAAAGCCGTCTGCGCGGTGCGTGGAGCCTGGTACTTCGACGACATGCATGCCGAATTTCCCGAAATCGGATTCGATAGGATTCGGGACCTCCTCTACCAGAAAGCCGCCGGTTGGTATACGGAAACGATGGAAATCATGCAATCCGGTTCCGAGCCGGTAGATGCAGCTTCTTATTTGTTAGGTCCCGATACGGATAAAAACTGGGGGTTTGACGGGGTCATTTATCTTTCCGCATACCTTACGATGAAATTCAAAGACGAATTGGCTTCGGATCCTCAGTCCAAACTGAATCTGCTGGTTCGAGCCAAACGAACTCTTTCTAGACTGTACGGTTCCGGGAAAGCTTCTAAATCCAAACCGTCGGTAATCATCGATATGGCAAAAGAATTGTACGATGAGTATAACAAGATCATCGATGAGATGGGAGGAGAGAAATAA
- a CDS encoding LIC11270 family surface protein — translation MNPKILTTILLGLMLAACRQGDWKGNLTGAPVVSSLFNNRMLLLLKATYATDNPQDFSQYNGGTGALYQDDVPGDPAFNLTGLPLAKNLPIFIDIGEIRISSKYQQGLGNLSQITTTKQSKAFWDFIAPNREVFCTVPYTLNSNTCRSQNGEFKMQQLLNGDGAQYDSNDPTEGTSQGNPSQYYYTGVFLRSMVTAWGNIPNVDLTTITFFDNYPIGGFNIVPRMAYVPGALTKSTTPLIFPLLYSMGGDEGGPMGNGDMEFRPGYEPYIFEVRMNLKENLMVHSFAALDGSNAGTLVAVSDWNVDHQGQTDIGGNLLLRSRTIYPSSASRLLINGGSGSTYHYYGIFRDTEINLLKKLPLIASPALSGATPIKYIMPGQYQLVCLGDIARVDGFPDTIVRQTTFSVPPNGNGNTMAVSLNCP, via the coding sequence ATGAATCCTAAAATCTTAACGACCATTTTGCTCGGCCTCATGCTTGCGGCTTGTCGCCAAGGCGACTGGAAAGGAAATCTTACCGGAGCGCCCGTCGTAAGTTCTCTTTTTAATAATAGAATGCTTCTTCTTTTAAAAGCCACCTATGCGACCGATAATCCTCAGGATTTTTCGCAATACAACGGCGGAACGGGAGCCTTGTACCAGGATGATGTACCCGGTGATCCTGCATTCAATCTTACCGGCCTTCCCCTGGCAAAGAACTTACCGATTTTTATCGATATCGGAGAAATCAGGATCTCATCCAAGTACCAACAAGGGCTGGGGAATCTTTCCCAAATTACGACGACAAAGCAATCGAAAGCTTTTTGGGATTTTATCGCGCCGAACCGCGAAGTCTTTTGCACCGTTCCGTATACCCTGAATTCCAATACATGCAGATCGCAAAACGGCGAATTTAAAATGCAGCAATTATTGAACGGAGACGGGGCTCAGTACGACTCGAATGATCCGACGGAGGGGACTAGCCAAGGCAACCCTAGTCAATATTATTACACGGGAGTCTTCCTAAGAAGCATGGTCACCGCCTGGGGAAATATTCCGAATGTGGATCTGACTACGATCACCTTTTTCGATAACTATCCGATCGGCGGCTTCAATATCGTTCCAAGAATGGCCTATGTTCCCGGTGCATTGACAAAATCCACCACTCCGCTGATTTTCCCCTTACTCTATTCTATGGGCGGCGACGAAGGAGGACCCATGGGCAACGGCGACATGGAATTCCGCCCCGGTTATGAACCCTATATCTTCGAAGTGAGGATGAATCTTAAGGAAAACTTAATGGTTCACTCGTTCGCTGCGTTAGACGGATCGAATGCGGGAACCTTGGTTGCGGTCAGCGATTGGAATGTGGATCACCAAGGTCAAACGGATATCGGCGGAAATTTACTACTCCGTTCCCGAACCATTTACCCTAGTTCCGCCTCCCGATTGCTGATCAACGGAGGAAGCGGTTCCACGTACCACTATTATGGAATTTTCCGAGACACCGAAATCAACCTGTTGAAAAAACTACCTTTGATCGCATCTCCGGCTCTTTCGGGGGCTACGCCGATCAAATACATCATGCCAGGACAATACCAGCTCGTTTGCCTAGGAGACATTGCGAGAGTCGACGGTTTTCCGGATACGATCGTACGCCAGACCACCTTTTCCGTTCCTCCTAACGGGAACGGAAATACTATGGCGGTTTCCTTAAACTGTCCGTAA
- a CDS encoding energy transducer TonB family protein produces MFEAVFSRKRRIVEWGINFLSWISPFVGFGIFFPLGVLFAFPTGRNVRRNAFSSLALQIAILGILYPLEIIQLFSPKAEEFISIFVLVSPQISGLHGWFILPLFFLLGLVFMLLQAKSVRSKLRSGDKKPLILVPVFSILALFGVLILTHHLAFEDEFRVKMAPFVVLSESIWIFFPWLIAVAGMISGGRPIFLFRKPWAWFSKQVFVSRVSETKETPSAFKKRKYSTIRDLLLPGWGHIYSGNLWKGFPILFIYLLLLLFFATFFFSWMEPAFGIRYLASLGLKPGIPDKKFFEVASSFFPWFIALLLLSATNGFSHWLLRRSFRTNLPARGLRPGFANNIALSVLIHLVLLSLILIIPAMINRKADKEKSKPEGHYTPENTMEYYFIDPNLPDEVQGLNGGVITGTETPNTQQGEKIPNEKPSDEGRVKGEVKRIRGKKLPPTYSNYISAKMRAFESFMEYWKTAPLNYSCVVAYTITPEGDVVDVELVESSPYPEQDRRTLELIENLSPMMPPPGTKGFVRVTELFWNGTINPETMPTKLQSDLVQMFDGRYMEEL; encoded by the coding sequence ATGTTCGAGGCAGTGTTTTCCCGTAAACGTCGAATCGTAGAGTGGGGGATTAACTTTCTTTCCTGGATTTCACCGTTCGTCGGATTCGGCATCTTTTTTCCCCTAGGGGTCTTGTTTGCGTTTCCGACCGGAAGAAATGTTAGAAGAAACGCTTTTTCTTCTTTGGCGTTACAAATCGCCATACTTGGAATTTTATATCCTCTCGAAATTATTCAGCTTTTTTCCCCGAAAGCCGAGGAATTCATTTCAATCTTCGTCTTAGTAAGTCCGCAGATATCCGGCTTACACGGATGGTTTATTCTCCCCCTGTTCTTTTTGCTCGGCCTTGTATTCATGCTTCTGCAAGCAAAGTCGGTTCGTTCTAAATTGCGCTCGGGGGATAAAAAGCCTCTAATCCTCGTACCCGTTTTTTCGATTTTGGCCTTATTCGGCGTCTTAATTCTGACCCACCATCTAGCCTTCGAGGATGAGTTCAGGGTAAAGATGGCGCCTTTTGTGGTTTTGTCCGAAAGTATTTGGATATTCTTCCCTTGGTTGATCGCAGTCGCAGGAATGATATCAGGAGGCCGTCCGATCTTTTTATTTCGGAAACCCTGGGCTTGGTTTTCAAAACAGGTTTTCGTTTCTAGAGTTTCCGAGACTAAGGAAACTCCATCCGCTTTTAAGAAACGAAAATATTCGACGATTCGAGACTTATTACTTCCCGGTTGGGGGCATATTTATTCCGGAAATCTTTGGAAAGGATTTCCGATTCTGTTCATTTACTTACTTCTTCTTTTATTCTTTGCGACTTTCTTTTTCTCTTGGATGGAACCTGCATTCGGAATTCGTTATTTAGCCTCTCTGGGTTTGAAGCCCGGGATACCGGATAAGAAATTTTTCGAAGTAGCTTCCTCCTTTTTCCCCTGGTTTATCGCGTTGTTGCTTTTATCGGCGACCAACGGTTTCTCCCATTGGTTATTGCGTAGATCGTTTCGGACGAATTTGCCTGCTCGCGGTTTACGACCCGGGTTCGCGAATAATATCGCGCTCAGCGTTTTGATTCACTTGGTTCTTCTCTCTTTGATTTTAATCATCCCCGCGATGATTAATCGGAAAGCGGATAAGGAAAAATCCAAACCGGAAGGACACTATACTCCTGAAAATACGATGGAATATTATTTCATCGATCCGAACCTTCCTGACGAAGTGCAAGGTTTGAATGGGGGAGTGATCACCGGGACGGAAACCCCGAATACGCAGCAAGGAGAGAAGATTCCGAACGAGAAACCTTCCGACGAGGGGCGGGTCAAAGGAGAAGTAAAACGCATTCGAGGAAAGAAACTTCCTCCCACATATTCCAATTATATTTCCGCCAAAATGCGGGCCTTCGAATCCTTTATGGAATATTGGAAGACGGCTCCACTCAATTATTCCTGCGTAGTTGCATACACGATCACTCCTGAAGGCGATGTCGTTGACGTCGAGCTCGTGGAAAGTTCTCCCTACCCCGAACAGGATCGGAGGACCTTGGAATTGATCGAGAATCTATCTCCGATGATGCCTCCGCCCGGAACCAAGGGCTTTGTTCGAGTGACCGAGCTTTTCTGGAACGGCACCATTAATCCCGAAACTATGCCTACCAAATTACAAAGTGATTTGGTGCAGATGTTCGACGGACGTTATATGGAGGAGTTATGA
- a CDS encoding 50S ribosomal protein L11 methyltransferase, whose protein sequence is MKYKEVKVSIPKDFAEEFSSLLDEWQVAGYYEILFDREEARKPDEEIISDNTPIRVYLAEEDPTSEAKIWVYLKAIAPENSFAESRWIETKEYEEAYKEFYKPFSVGVFWIVPTWEKDDWENAKAAEIQPAVPIYINPGLAFGTGHHETTRLVLSRLGDIELTGKRVVDIGAGSGILSVAASKIGASEILAVDIDPNAVRSSGFNRDENQISDSKLRVEEGGFDHPLVSEKEYDLCVANITFAVLKANMERIASLKTNHFLFSGVITERKEEFLELLATIVRGRLVYETSWNGWELIEWLRE, encoded by the coding sequence GTGAAGTATAAGGAAGTTAAGGTATCCATACCTAAAGATTTTGCGGAGGAGTTTTCCTCCCTGCTTGATGAATGGCAGGTCGCGGGATATTATGAGATTCTTTTCGATAGGGAAGAAGCTAGAAAACCGGACGAGGAAATTATTTCGGATAATACTCCGATTCGGGTTTACTTAGCGGAAGAAGATCCGACGTCGGAAGCGAAAATCTGGGTTTACCTAAAGGCGATCGCTCCGGAGAATTCTTTCGCCGAATCGAGATGGATCGAAACGAAAGAATACGAAGAAGCTTACAAGGAATTTTATAAACCCTTTTCGGTAGGAGTGTTTTGGATAGTACCAACTTGGGAAAAGGACGATTGGGAAAATGCCAAGGCTGCCGAAATTCAACCTGCCGTTCCCATATACATCAATCCCGGACTGGCCTTTGGTACCGGACATCATGAAACGACCCGATTGGTATTATCCCGACTCGGGGATATCGAGCTGACCGGAAAGCGCGTGGTAGATATCGGCGCAGGTTCGGGAATTCTTTCCGTCGCTGCTTCCAAAATCGGCGCTTCGGAAATTCTCGCCGTCGATATCGATCCGAATGCGGTTCGATCTTCCGGTTTCAATCGGGATGAAAATCAAATCTCCGATTCGAAACTTAGAGTGGAAGAGGGCGGATTCGATCACCCATTAGTCTCGGAAAAAGAATACGATCTCTGCGTCGCAAATATAACCTTCGCCGTCCTGAAGGCGAATATGGAACGGATTGCCTCCTTAAAAACGAATCATTTCCTATTTAGCGGGGTGATAACGGAAAGAAAGGAAGAGTTCCTGGAACTTCTCGCCACCATAGTCCGAGGAAGGTTGGTCTACGAAACCTCTTGGAACGGTTGGGAGTTGATCGAATGGCTTCGCGAATGA